The Phocoena phocoena chromosome 21, mPhoPho1.1, whole genome shotgun sequence genome includes a region encoding these proteins:
- the LOC136141779 gene encoding arylamine N-acetyltransferase 1, producing the protein MNIEAYFERIGYKHYRNKLDLETLTDILQHQIRAIPFENLNIHCGEAMELGLEATFDQIVRRNRGGWCLQVNHLLYWALTTIGFETTILGGYVYNTSANKYSDAMIHLLLKVTIDGRNYIADAGFGRSYQMWQPLELISRKDQPQVPCIFCLTEERGIWYLDQIRREQYIPNQEFLNSELLEKNKYRKIYSFTLEPRTIEDFESVNIYLQESPASVFTSKSFCSLQTPEGVHCLVGFTLTYRRFNYKDNTDLGEFNTLNEEEVKENLKNIFNISLEKKLVPKHGDKFFTI; encoded by the coding sequence ATGAACATTGAAgcatattttgaaagaattgGTTATAAGCACTATAGGAACAAGTTGGACTTGGAAACATTAACTGACATTCTTCAGCACCAGATCCGAGCCATTCCCTTTGAGAATCTTAACATCCATTGTGGGGAAGCCATGGAATTGGGCTTAGAGGCCACTTTTGATCAAATTGTGAGGAGGAACCGAGGTGGGTGGTGTCTCCAAGTCAATCATCTTCTGTACTGGGCTTTGACCACAATTGGTTTTGAGACCACTATACTGGGAGGGTATGTATACAACACTTCAGCAAACAAATACAGCGATGCCATGATTCACCTCCTGCTGAAGGTGACCATTGATGGCAGGAACTACATAGCTGATGCTGGATTTGGACGCTCTTACCAGATGTGGCAGCCTCTAGAGTTAATTTCTAGGAAGGATCAGCCCCAGGTGCCTTGCATCTTCTGCTTGACAGAAGAGAGAGGAATCTGGTACCTAGACCAAATCAGAAGAGAGCAGTATATCCCAAACCAAGAATTTCTTAATTCTGAGCTcctggaaaagaataaatatcgGAAAATCTACTCTTTTACTCTTGAACCTCGAACAATTGAAGACTTTGAGTCTGTGAATATATACCTTCAGGAATCTCCAGCATCTGTCTTTACAAGCAAGTCATTTTGTTCCTTGCAGACCCCAGAAGGTGTTCACTGTTTAGTGGGCTTCACCCTCACCTACAGGAGATTCAATTATAAGGACAATACAGATTTGGGAGAGTTTAACACACTGaatgaagaagaagtaaaagaaaatctaaaaaatatatttaatatttccttgGAGAAAAAGCTTGTCCCCAAACATGGTGATAAATTTTTTACCATATAG